In Citrus sinensis cultivar Valencia sweet orange chromosome 4, DVS_A1.0, whole genome shotgun sequence, one DNA window encodes the following:
- the LOC102609584 gene encoding uncharacterized protein LOC102609584 codes for MMLGRMDQKITLRAEPEDMLQSEHEESSLASIPRSPINQSSRPSSMIIKKAHTLIPAHIVAEAISTLRGLGLRWSGPITPTEMQYVEQYVFAKYPQYYNGIVEPEDTHDLENLCVDEESTETGIDEKRKSSPKSSSPSFNFNDLDKSQLEPSRLLDILSKKTSFKGNFISIPEIQARNRALKHCGLSEDEYLVLFVPNYKEAMLMIGESYPFFKGNYYLTIISEESDYIKGFAAQKESKVIAAPETWLDLRIKGSQLSQNFRRKCKYTPKGLFSYPVVVNGTRYSMHWISEAHRNAWHVLLDATGLVFGEDQLALALHRPDLVLCTLDNNTHAQPLKITCLLVRRKSFDTTSSTSA; via the exons ATGATGCTTGGAAGAATGGATCAAAAGATCACTCTGCGTGCAGAACCTGAG GATATGCTTCAAAGCGAACACGAAGAATCTTCTTTAGCATCAATACCCAGATCGCCCATTAATCAAAGTAGCAGACCAAGCAGCATGATCATTAAG AAAGCGCATACGCTGATTCCAGCTCACATAGTAGCTGAAGCCATATCAACACTGCGCGGCCTTGGCTTGAGATGGTCAGGTCCCATAACGCCAACCGAAATGCAATATGTAGAGCAATATGTTTTCGCAAAATACCCACAATATTACAACGGTATTGTTGAACCAGAAGACACTCATGATCTTGAAAATCTGTGTGTCGATGAAGAATCAACAGAGACTGGTATTGACGAGAAACGCAAGTCATCACCTAAAAGTTCATCTCCGTCATTCAACTTCAATGATCTTGACAAATCTCAACTCGAACCATCGAGATTGTTAGATATTCTCTCCAAGAAAACTTCCTTTAAAGGGAATTTCATTTCAATCCCGGAAATTCAAGCTCGAAATCGGGCACTAAAGCATTGCGGATTGAGTGAAGATGAGTATTTAGTCCTCTTCGTGcccaattacaaagaagcTATGCTAATGATAGGAGAAAGCTACCCTTTCTTTAAAGGAAATTACTACTTGACAATCATTTCTGAAGAATCCGATTACATCAAAGGATTTGCAGCTCAGAAAGAATCAAAGGTCATTGCGGCACCAGAGACTTGGCTGGATTTGAGAATTAAAGGGTCACAACTTAGTCAAAATTTCAGAAGGAAGTGCAAGTACACGCCCAAGGGACTTTTCTCATACCCGGTGGTTGTGAATGGCACTAGATATTCTATGCATTGGATTTCTGAAGCTCACAGAAATGCATGGCATGTTCTGCTCGATGCAACTGGTTTGGTGTTTGGGGAAGATCAGCTGGCTCTGGCACTTCATCGGCCGGATCTtgtgttgtgtacacttgatAATAATACTCATGCTCAGCCATTAAAGATCACTTGCCTTTTGGTTAGGAGAAAATCATTTGATACTACGTCATCAACTTCAGCCTAA